One genomic window of Ruminococcus gauvreauii includes the following:
- a CDS encoding ROK family protein codes for MKYYVSIDIGGTAVKYGVLDENGTFAEKDKMETRAQEGGAAILEKAVGIVQQYLDAYRPAGICISTAGMVDREKGEIFYAAPLIPDYAGTNFKNTMEKKFGIPCEVENDVKCAGLAESISGAARGKKYAVCLTIGTGIGGAIILDGKVFHGASGSACEVGYMKMDDSDFQSLGASSILSKKVAQKKQDNSGKWNGYRIFEAARQGDQDCIQAIDELADVLGKGIANICCVLNPEIVVLGGGIMTQEDYLKDRVQKALKKYLVSSIEEHTELAFARHRNDAGMLGAFYNFKQRQCR; via the coding sequence TTGAAATATTATGTAAGCATCGACATCGGGGGAACGGCTGTCAAATACGGGGTTCTGGATGAGAACGGTACGTTTGCTGAGAAAGATAAGATGGAAACCAGGGCGCAGGAAGGCGGAGCAGCCATTTTGGAGAAGGCCGTGGGGATCGTACAGCAGTACCTGGATGCATACCGTCCTGCGGGTATCTGTATTTCCACTGCCGGTATGGTAGACAGGGAAAAGGGAGAGATTTTTTATGCGGCTCCCTTGATTCCGGATTATGCGGGTACGAATTTTAAAAATACCATGGAGAAGAAATTCGGGATACCATGCGAGGTGGAAAATGACGTCAAGTGCGCAGGGCTTGCGGAGAGCATATCAGGGGCTGCACGCGGGAAAAAATATGCAGTCTGCCTGACGATAGGCACCGGAATCGGAGGCGCGATCATACTGGATGGAAAGGTCTTTCACGGTGCGTCCGGCAGTGCCTGTGAGGTTGGATACATGAAAATGGATGACAGCGACTTTCAGTCGCTTGGTGCCAGCAGTATCCTGAGTAAAAAGGTGGCGCAGAAAAAACAGGATAATTCCGGAAAATGGAATGGATACCGCATCTTTGAAGCTGCCCGGCAGGGTGATCAAGACTGTATCCAGGCGATCGATGAGCTGGCGGATGTGCTGGGAAAGGGAATCGCCAATATCTGCTGTGTGCTGAATCCGGAAATCGTGGTGCTGGGCGGAGGTATTATGACGCAGGAAGACTATCTGAAGGACAGAGTCCAAAAGGCGCTGAAAAAATATCTGGTATCAAGTATCGAGGAACATACAGAGCTTGCGTTTGCCAGACACAGAAACGACGCGGGAATGCTGGGGGCCTTTTATAACTTTAAACAGAGACAGTGCAGATGA
- a CDS encoding MurR/RpiR family transcriptional regulator, translating to MEVYAKTVIPVIESNYGKLTTVERNIADFFIENRTKMDFSARAISEQLFVSEASLSRFAKKCGYRGYREFIYQYEEGFAERTEAMAGNTRTVLNTYQELLNKTYNLEDEAQIARVCSYMAKASRVFVSGLGSSGLAAREMELRFMRIGVDIDTINDPDVIRMRSVFQNERCMIIGISISGENEAVRYLLKEGHKRRARTVLLTATNKDEFGNYCDEVVLLPSLAHLNHGNVISPQFPILVMIDILYSYYVNLDKYEKEMLHDDTLKALRERG from the coding sequence ATGGAAGTTTATGCAAAAACAGTGATTCCTGTCATCGAATCGAATTACGGGAAGCTGACGACCGTGGAGCGCAATATTGCCGATTTTTTCATTGAAAACCGAACAAAGATGGATTTTTCAGCACGGGCCATATCTGAGCAGCTGTTTGTATCGGAGGCATCGTTATCACGTTTTGCAAAAAAATGCGGCTACAGAGGATACCGGGAATTTATTTATCAGTATGAGGAGGGTTTTGCGGAGCGGACAGAGGCGATGGCGGGAAATACAAGGACAGTTCTGAACACGTACCAGGAGCTTCTGAACAAAACATACAATCTGGAGGATGAAGCACAGATTGCGAGAGTGTGCAGTTACATGGCAAAGGCATCCAGAGTATTTGTAAGCGGACTCGGAAGTTCGGGACTTGCCGCCAGGGAGATGGAGCTTCGTTTTATGCGCATCGGTGTGGATATCGACACCATAAACGATCCGGATGTCATCCGCATGCGTTCCGTATTCCAGAATGAGAGGTGTATGATCATCGGCATCAGTATCAGCGGTGAGAATGAGGCCGTGCGTTATCTTCTGAAAGAAGGCCACAAACGGCGCGCACGCACGGTGCTTTTGACTGCGACAAATAAAGATGAGTTTGGAAATTACTGTGACGAGGTGGTTCTGCTTCCATCGCTGGCCCATCTGAACCATGGAAATGTCATTTCTCCCCAGTTCCCGATTCTCGTGATGATCGATATCCTGTATTCATATTATGTGAACCTGGACAAATATGAAAAGGAAATGCTGCATGATGATACGTTGAAAGCACTGCGCGAAAGAGGATAA
- a CDS encoding YhcH/YjgK/YiaL family protein, whose product MIFGNLHQLSEYDFLKENIKSCFAYAAEHDLVSYDTGRHEIDKDNRYVNIVEYRTQEREQRFFEAHRQYLDIHVMLRGEERIDLNFIRNMKQGEFVPEDDFLPLEGSAAGHAVLQPGDFLICFPDDGHMTGIQTGEPQTIKKAIFKVKIQ is encoded by the coding sequence ATGATATTTGGAAATCTGCATCAGCTGTCGGAATATGATTTTCTGAAAGAAAATATCAAATCTTGTTTTGCATATGCAGCAGAACATGACCTGGTTTCGTATGATACGGGACGACATGAGATTGACAAAGACAACCGATATGTTAATATTGTAGAATACAGAACGCAGGAAAGGGAACAGCGCTTTTTTGAGGCGCACAGGCAGTATCTGGATATTCATGTCATGCTGCGCGGAGAAGAACGGATTGATCTTAATTTTATCCGGAATATGAAACAGGGAGAATTTGTGCCGGAGGATGATTTTCTTCCGCTGGAAGGCAGTGCAGCCGGCCATGCTGTGCTGCAGCCGGGAGACTTTCTGATCTGTTTTCCGGATGACGGCCATATGACGGGTATACAGACGGGAGAACCGCAGACGATAAAAAAAGCAATTTTCAAGGTGAAAATCCAGTAA